A window of the Rhodoferax sp. GW822-FHT02A01 genome harbors these coding sequences:
- a CDS encoding EAL domain-containing protein: protein MKRNTGGSLRHQVYWRLFSAFVLVALFGGVALLLAYQMLLQRTAQAAVEESVQYVKHSITQLKGNWQKNALEVKSQIDFMRIFGKSNEGSWLKLQAYFSRLEGQVGRFPSGVVTSSQGKVLFAFGPDGEDFGKQIDGNAHIPVWYYSAQRRTAFALIQAPLWLGDLGNGQIVFLQALDSSVLATLAPQDVRLLLVLNNRTIGSSRGSVDDDVAVNMGFSGTVSYDAMDAEQRPLQWFDNDLAAPQLLVQYAVREPLSRQLIFCSALALLALFTVVLWVAIGRWSTRVTRRIEYLSQATAQFAGSRHMSEPLKRLLHQAGSRPDEIARVAQSAHDLMQSIETFDHEQFAYLQTLEILEEGVVELDNQGVYLRASPGWSRLIGREVVTRSDTIFDALHPEEAPDFHKQLDQLFTGEKSSLVGRIRLHQGDKKELWVEYRFITGDEKGKLPTSVRGVLRDITQSYLLEKHISHMALHDALTELPNRILFEDRAAVALRTAQRKGTKVAVGFVDLDHFKNVNDQHGHKVGDQMLVALAQTLRASLRAGDTLARWGGDEFVVLLTDLSSAQDGREVMAKFAASCERPIQIDGNQFNVTCSMGVAIFPDDAETTEAMLSQADRAMFFAKEQGRNTIRFVSDIADRDQERRSLYIQNMLAKAIKQHKLQVWFQPIVDASTRRTIGCEALARWHDETYGWVSPATFIPMAENLGLIREVGQQVWAKTVENMSRWKRLGMELRMAVNVSRRQLFIPSFTTDLLDDLTRLDLSPSVIDLEITESVAMEDAEHTTKRLAELTACGFGIAIDDFGTGYSSLSQLHDMPATKVKIDISFVRRVHIPQGAQLIQAIVKIASAFNLQTVAEGVEDERTAAALHALGVNALQGYHFARPMAPEHFEEFLLQQR from the coding sequence ATGAAGCGCAACACCGGTGGCAGCCTGCGGCATCAGGTGTATTGGCGGCTTTTTTCCGCCTTCGTGTTGGTGGCATTGTTTGGCGGCGTTGCGTTGTTGCTGGCTTACCAGATGTTGCTGCAGCGCACGGCCCAGGCGGCGGTGGAAGAGTCCGTGCAGTATGTGAAGCACAGCATCACGCAGCTCAAGGGCAACTGGCAGAAGAACGCACTGGAGGTGAAGTCGCAAATCGATTTCATGCGGATATTCGGCAAGAGCAACGAAGGCAGCTGGCTCAAGCTGCAGGCGTACTTCAGCCGGCTGGAGGGGCAAGTGGGGCGCTTCCCTTCGGGCGTGGTGACCAGTTCGCAAGGCAAGGTCCTGTTTGCGTTTGGTCCGGATGGGGAGGACTTTGGCAAACAGATCGATGGCAATGCCCACATCCCGGTCTGGTACTACAGCGCACAACGGCGCACCGCCTTTGCCCTGATCCAGGCGCCGCTGTGGCTGGGCGATCTGGGCAACGGGCAGATCGTCTTCCTGCAGGCGCTGGACAGCAGCGTGCTGGCAACGCTGGCACCGCAGGATGTGCGTCTGCTGCTGGTGCTCAATAACCGCACCATCGGCAGTTCGCGCGGTTCGGTGGACGACGATGTGGCAGTCAACATGGGCTTCAGCGGCACCGTCAGCTATGACGCCATGGACGCCGAGCAACGTCCCTTGCAGTGGTTCGACAACGATCTCGCGGCACCTCAACTGCTGGTGCAGTATGCGGTGCGCGAGCCACTTTCCCGGCAGCTCATCTTCTGCTCGGCTCTGGCACTGCTGGCACTGTTCACCGTGGTGTTGTGGGTGGCGATAGGCCGCTGGTCCACGCGGGTGACCCGGCGGATCGAATACCTCAGCCAGGCCACCGCTCAGTTTGCGGGTTCGCGCCACATGAGCGAGCCGCTGAAACGCCTGCTGCACCAGGCCGGATCACGCCCGGACGAGATTGCCAGGGTGGCGCAGTCCGCACACGATCTGATGCAGAGCATAGAGACCTTTGACCACGAACAGTTTGCCTATCTGCAGACGCTGGAAATCCTGGAGGAGGGTGTGGTCGAGCTGGACAACCAGGGCGTGTACCTGCGGGCGAGTCCCGGCTGGTCGCGCCTGATAGGACGCGAGGTGGTGACCCGCAGCGACACGATCTTTGACGCGCTGCATCCGGAAGAAGCACCGGACTTTCACAAGCAGCTGGACCAGCTTTTCACCGGTGAGAAAAGCAGTCTGGTGGGCCGTATCCGTCTGCATCAGGGGGACAAAAAGGAGTTGTGGGTGGAGTACCGCTTCATCACCGGTGATGAGAAAGGCAAGCTCCCGACCAGTGTGCGCGGTGTGTTGCGTGACATCACGCAGAGCTACCTGCTGGAAAAACACATCTCCCACATGGCTCTGCACGACGCACTCACCGAGTTGCCCAACCGCATCCTGTTTGAGGACCGCGCCGCCGTGGCCCTGCGCACCGCGCAACGCAAAGGCACCAAAGTGGCCGTTGGCTTTGTGGATCTGGACCACTTCAAGAATGTGAACGACCAGCACGGTCACAAGGTCGGCGACCAGATGCTGGTGGCGCTGGCGCAGACGCTCAGGGCCTCCCTGCGCGCGGGCGACACGCTGGCCCGCTGGGGCGGCGACGAGTTCGTCGTGCTGCTGACCGATTTGTCGAGCGCGCAAGACGGGCGCGAGGTCATGGCCAAGTTCGCAGCCAGTTGCGAGCGGCCCATACAGATCGACGGCAACCAGTTCAACGTCACCTGCAGCATGGGTGTGGCGATATTCCCGGACGATGCCGAAACAACGGAGGCCATGCTGTCGCAGGCCGACCGCGCCATGTTCTTTGCCAAGGAGCAGGGGCGCAACACCATCCGCTTTGTGTCCGACATCGCCGACCGCGACCAGGAGCGCCGCTCGCTTTATATCCAGAACATGCTGGCCAAGGCCATCAAGCAACACAAGCTGCAGGTGTGGTTCCAGCCGATTGTGGATGCCTCCACCCGCCGCACCATTGGTTGCGAAGCGCTGGCACGCTGGCATGACGAGACCTACGGCTGGGTATCGCCCGCCACCTTCATTCCCATGGCCGAGAACCTTGGGCTGATACGCGAGGTGGGGCAGCAGGTGTGGGCCAAAACCGTGGAGAACATGAGCCGCTGGAAGCGCCTGGGCATGGAGCTGCGCATGGCGGTGAACGTGTCGCGCCGTCAGCTCTTCATCCCCAGCTTCACCACCGATCTGCTGGATGATCTGACACGGCTGGATCTGTCTCCGAGTGTGATCGACCTGGAGATCACCGAGAGCGTAGCCATGGAGGACGCGGAACACACCACCAAGCGGCTGGCCGAACTCACGGCCTGCGGCTTTGGCATTGCCATCGACGATTTTGGGACCGGTTATTCGTCGCTATCGCAGCTGCACGACATGCCGGCAACCAAGGTCAAGATCGATATTTCCTTTGTCCGGCGCGTGCATATTCCCCAGGGTGCCCAACTGATCCAGGCCATCGTCAAGATCGCGTCGGCCTTCAATCTGCAGACTGTCGCCGAGGGCGTGGAAGATGAACGCACAGCGGCGGCTTTGCATGCGCTGGGTGTCAACGCACTGCAGGGTTATCACTTTGCCCGGCCCATGGCGCCTGAGCACTTTGAGGAATTTTTGCTACAGCAGCGCTAG
- a CDS encoding phosphohydrolase has protein sequence MHSPLDLLELYVFKGNLAYDGEGISQIEHAWQCGQLALQAGATPELQLASWLHDVGHLMTDLHGTPTLRGIDDQHENVGAQTLLALWGPAVAEPVRLHVHAKRYLVATHPGYVQTLSPDSVRSLALQGGPMGEQECAEFRANAFALAAQQLRSWDDNGKRVGWFAPDVQQAHSELQALMQRVSARLGSGLALL, from the coding sequence ATGCATTCACCACTGGACCTGTTGGAACTCTACGTATTCAAAGGCAACCTGGCCTATGACGGCGAGGGCATCAGCCAAATCGAACATGCCTGGCAATGCGGTCAGCTGGCATTGCAGGCGGGTGCCACGCCGGAATTGCAGCTGGCCAGTTGGCTGCACGACGTCGGGCACCTGATGACCGATCTGCATGGCACCCCCACGCTGCGCGGCATTGACGACCAGCATGAGAACGTCGGCGCCCAGACATTGCTGGCGCTGTGGGGCCCCGCGGTGGCAGAGCCGGTGCGGCTGCACGTGCATGCCAAGCGCTACCTGGTGGCCACACACCCGGGCTACGTGCAGACCCTGTCACCGGATTCCGTGCGCAGCCTGGCATTGCAGGGCGGCCCCATGGGTGAGCAGGAATGCGCGGAGTTCAGGGCCAACGCCTTTGCCCTGGCTGCCCAGCAGCTGCGCAGTTGGGACGATAACGGCAAGCGCGTTGGCTGGTTTGCGCCCGACGTGCAGCAAGCCCACTCCGAGCTGCAGGCGCTGATGCAGCGCGTTTCCGCCCGGCTTGGTTCAGGCCTAGCGCTGCTGTAG
- the phnC gene encoding phosphonate ABC transporter ATP-binding protein yields MSSPIVSAIRIAHASKSFNRRAKALDDVNATIQQGECVGLLGASGSGKSTLLRSICGLERLDGKDSLVELFGRPLQSAGALSSDIRDLRRQTGIIFQQFNLVGRMDVLSNVLTGLLPRMPLWRSLTARFSRDEQLQALQALESVGLADYAFQRASTLSGGQQQRAAVARALLQGARILLADEPVSALDPESARRVMDLLHHLNRSQGMTLVVSLHNVAMARRYCDRIIALRAGELVFDGSPMELDDIRLRHLYGASTEELLMEHDPLDSPPLPLRQVPVALAA; encoded by the coding sequence ATGAGTTCGCCCATCGTTTCCGCTATCCGCATCGCCCATGCCAGCAAGTCGTTCAATCGCCGCGCCAAAGCCCTGGATGATGTGAACGCCACCATTCAGCAAGGGGAGTGTGTCGGGTTGCTGGGTGCATCGGGCTCGGGCAAGTCCACTTTGCTGCGTAGCATTTGCGGCCTGGAGCGGCTGGATGGTAAGGATAGTCTGGTGGAGCTGTTCGGGCGGCCCCTGCAATCGGCGGGTGCCCTGAGCAGCGACATTCGTGACCTGCGCCGCCAGACCGGCATCATCTTCCAGCAGTTCAACTTGGTGGGGCGCATGGACGTGCTCTCCAATGTGCTGACCGGCCTGCTGCCGCGCATGCCCCTGTGGCGCAGCCTGACTGCGCGCTTCAGCCGGGACGAACAGCTGCAGGCCTTGCAGGCGCTGGAGTCCGTGGGCCTGGCCGACTATGCATTCCAGCGCGCCTCCACCTTGTCGGGCGGCCAGCAGCAGCGTGCCGCCGTGGCGCGGGCCTTGTTGCAAGGCGCACGCATTCTGCTGGCCGATGAACCGGTGTCGGCACTTGACCCGGAGTCCGCGCGCCGCGTGATGGACCTGCTGCACCACCTCAACCGCAGCCAGGGCATGACGCTGGTGGTGAGCCTGCACAACGTGGCCATGGCGCGGCGCTACTGCGACCGCATCATCGCGCTGCGGGCAGGTGAGCTGGTGTTCGATGGTTCGCCCATGGAGCTGGACGACATCCGCTTGCGCCATCTGTATGGCGCAAGCACCGAAGAGCTGCTGATGGAGCACGACCCGCTCGACTCCCCGCCATTGCCCCTTAGGCAAGTACCTGTAGCGCTTGCGGCCTGA